The following are encoded together in the Candidatus Omnitrophota bacterium genome:
- a CDS encoding cbb3-type cytochrome c oxidase subunit I, with product MPFWRKYIFSTDHKIIGLQYGITGFIFLLLGFMMILLMRWQLAYPEQPLPVIGTWFGEDFMPGGIMTPDFYNQLGAMHGTIMVFLGIVPLVFAAFGNYLVPLQIGAPDMAFPKLNMVSYDLYFIGGVLMLCGFFVPGGAASSGWTSYPPLADIAPIGQTVWLIGMVFLINSSLLAAINFIATIFQLRAPGMTWMRLPFFVWAQLVTGFLLLLAFPPLEGASILQLLDRVAGTSFFLPSGLFVSGQPMNVAGGGSVLLWQHLFWFLGHPEVYVLILPAMGIVTEIIANNIRKPIWGYKTMVYSIVVLGFLSFIVWAHHMYLTNMGPAISVFFQATTMIISIPSVVILTALFISLWGASIRFNTAMLFALAFLPMFGIGGLTGLPLGLSAADIHLHDTYYVIGHFHYVVAPGTIFALFAGIYYWFPKITGRKMNEVLGHLHFWPSFVCMNFIFFPMLIQGLAGMSRRLYDGGSSYAINQPVLHWNVVISIAAFIMGAVQLVFIFNVIWSMFRGKRIHDDNPWKATTLEWACPSPPGHGNFLTPVAAYRGPYEYSVPGAGEDFTPQYQKQEK from the coding sequence ATGCCGTTCTGGCGCAAATACATTTTTTCCACCGACCACAAGATCATCGGCCTGCAGTACGGCATCACCGGTTTCATATTCCTGCTCTTGGGATTCATGATGATACTCCTGATGCGCTGGCAGCTGGCCTATCCGGAACAGCCCCTGCCCGTCATTGGAACGTGGTTCGGGGAGGATTTCATGCCCGGCGGCATCATGACGCCCGATTTCTACAATCAGTTGGGCGCCATGCACGGGACCATTATGGTGTTTTTGGGTATTGTGCCGCTGGTCTTCGCCGCGTTCGGCAATTACCTCGTGCCCCTGCAGATAGGCGCACCGGACATGGCATTCCCGAAGTTGAACATGGTCAGTTATGATCTGTATTTCATCGGCGGGGTATTGATGCTCTGCGGTTTCTTTGTCCCCGGAGGCGCGGCCAGTTCCGGATGGACGTCGTATCCACCGCTGGCGGACATCGCGCCCATAGGCCAGACGGTGTGGCTGATCGGGATGGTTTTTCTTATCAACTCGTCTTTACTGGCTGCCATCAATTTTATCGCCACTATTTTTCAGTTACGCGCCCCGGGGATGACATGGATGCGCCTGCCGTTTTTTGTCTGGGCGCAATTGGTCACGGGCTTCCTGCTGTTGCTGGCGTTCCCACCGCTGGAAGGGGCCAGCATCCTGCAATTGCTTGACAGGGTGGCCGGTACCAGTTTCTTTTTGCCATCAGGCCTCTTCGTCAGCGGCCAGCCCATGAACGTGGCCGGAGGAGGCAGCGTGTTGTTGTGGCAGCATTTGTTTTGGTTCCTGGGCCATCCGGAAGTGTACGTGCTCATCCTGCCGGCCATGGGCATCGTCACCGAGATCATCGCCAACAATATCCGCAAGCCCATCTGGGGCTATAAGACCATGGTCTACTCGATCGTCGTGCTGGGCTTTTTGTCGTTCATCGTCTGGGCCCATCACATGTACTTGACCAACATGGGTCCAGCCATCAGCGTGTTCTTCCAGGCCACCACCATGATCATTTCCATCCCATCGGTGGTCATTTTGACGGCACTGTTCATCTCGCTGTGGGGTGCGTCCATACGGTTTAACACCGCCATGCTCTTCGCCCTGGCGTTTCTGCCGATGTTCGGCATCGGCGGCCTTACAGGTCTGCCGTTGGGCCTTTCCGCCGCGGACATCCACCTGCACGATACCTATTACGTCATAGGCCATTTCCATTACGTGGTAGCGCCGGGGACAATTTTTGCGTTGTTTGCCGGCATCTACTACTGGTTCCCAAAAATAACGGGCCGTAAAATGAATGAGGTCCTGGGTCATTTGCATTTTTGGCCTTCTTTTGTTTGTATGAATTTTATTTTTTTCCCCATGCTGATCCAGGGCCTGGCCGGCATGTCGCGGCGTTTATATGACGGGGGATCCAGTTATGCCATCAATCAACCGGTCCTGCACTGGAATGTCGTTATCTCCATCGCGGCCTTTATCATGGGCGCGGTCCAGCTGGTGTTCATTTTTAATGTCATCTGGAGCATGTTCAGGGGCAAACGCATCCATGACGACAATCCCTGGAAAGCCACCACTCTTGAATGGGCCTGCCCGTCGCCGCCGGGACACGGGAATTTTCTGACACCTGTGGCCGCTTACCGCGGGCCTTATGAATACAGCGTGCCGGGTGCCGGCGAGGACTTCACCCCGCAATACCAGAAACAGGAGAAATAA
- a CDS encoding carboxypeptidase regulatory-like domain-containing protein, whose translation MDRQYRILLTVLGLTIGLSGYAAAGSVTGTIKYDGAVPNFKEIKMDADPMCMALHKEAVYPQTLVLGDGQTMGNVFVYVKNAPAGNYTAPVDPVVIDQKGCNYDPHVVGVMVNQPVKILNPDGTLHNVHAITKVNQEFNMAMPKFRTEVIKTFDKPEFMFVMKCDVHPWMIAWVSVLPNPFFAVTKADGKFEIKDLPAGTYEINAWHEKLGTKTATVTVTDGATAASDFTFSSPTKS comes from the coding sequence ATGGATCGTCAGTACAGGATTTTGTTGACCGTTTTAGGCCTGACCATCGGACTTTCGGGCTATGCCGCCGCCGGGTCTGTAACCGGGACCATCAAATATGACGGCGCTGTGCCTAATTTTAAAGAGATCAAAATGGACGCGGACCCCATGTGCATGGCCCTGCACAAGGAAGCGGTTTATCCGCAGACCCTGGTCTTAGGCGATGGCCAGACCATGGGCAATGTGTTTGTCTATGTTAAAAATGCTCCCGCGGGTAATTACACCGCCCCGGTCGATCCCGTGGTCATTGACCAGAAAGGGTGCAATTACGACCCCCATGTGGTGGGTGTCATGGTCAACCAGCCGGTCAAGATCCTCAATCCCGATGGTACGCTGCACAATGTCCATGCCATCACCAAGGTCAACCAGGAATTCAACATGGCCATGCCCAAATTCCGCACGGAAGTCATCAAAACATTTGACAAGCCGGAATTCATGTTCGTCATGAAATGCGACGTGCATCCCTGGATGATCGCGTGGGTTAGTGTCCTGCCAAACCCGTTTTTTGCCGTGACCAAGGCGGATGGCAAATTTGAGATCAAAGACCTGCCTGCCGGCACCTATGAGATCAATGCCTGGCACGAAAAATTGGGGACAAAAACAGCAACGGTCACTGTCACGGACGGGGCCACGGCCGCGTCTGATTTCACGTTCTCTTCGCCGACGAAAAGTTAA
- a CDS encoding copper-translocating P-type ATPase — protein MIYTCPMHPEIRQDKPGDCPKCGMHLEPLGPGEKENGEEKQISSLSRKFWIGLALTIPLVLLVLGEMLFTPHRLSPFIQLALATPVVLWTGGMFFVKGWKSLVNRSLNMFTLIALGVGAAYGYSMVATLFPQIFPGSLKKMGKIDLYFEAAAVITVLIILGQLLEAKARSQTGLAIKALLGLAAKNAHRIRNGIEEEVAIDAVQKGDMLRVRPGEKIPLDGVILEGRSSVDESMISGEPMPVEKNAGDRVIGATVNQTGTFVMRTEKIGAETLLSQIVHMVAEAQRSRAPIQKLADTISGYFVPVVVLICVVTFIIWANWGPEPKLAYAIVNAIAVLIIACPCALGLATPMSIMVGVGRGAQAGVLIKNAEAIEKAEKITHVLTDKTGTLTEGKPKVTACVPGQGWDEQRLMGVAASVEQSSEHPLARAIIDHAKAKNVRIGSVEDFESVTGGGIKGKLNGQGIILGKQKFIEDQKIDIPEDLKNKSVELQAKAQTVVWVAVEQKVAGILGISDPIKKTTPEAIEALHKMRIKVVMLTGDNQQTAQVIAKELNIDDVRSELEPKSKQEIIKQFKAQGAVVMMAGDGINDAPALAQADVGVAMGTGTDVAIESAGITLVKGDLTGIVKALRLSRAVMKNIRQNLFFAFIYNVLGIPVAAGILYPVFGILLSPIIAGAAMSFSSVSVIGNALRLGKIRC, from the coding sequence TTGATTTACACCTGCCCCATGCATCCGGAGATCAGACAGGACAAGCCCGGCGATTGTCCCAAGTGCGGCATGCATCTGGAACCGCTGGGTCCCGGCGAAAAAGAAAACGGGGAAGAAAAGCAGATCAGTTCCCTGTCCCGGAAATTCTGGATCGGCCTTGCCCTAACGATCCCGCTCGTGCTGTTGGTGTTAGGGGAGATGTTATTCACACCGCATCGTTTATCACCGTTCATACAATTGGCCTTAGCCACACCCGTGGTCTTATGGACGGGAGGGATGTTTTTTGTCAAAGGCTGGAAATCTCTGGTCAACAGAAGCCTCAACATGTTCACCCTCATCGCTCTGGGCGTCGGAGCGGCCTATGGCTATAGCATGGTGGCGACTTTATTTCCCCAGATCTTTCCTGGATCGTTAAAGAAGATGGGAAAGATCGATCTTTATTTTGAAGCCGCGGCGGTCATTACTGTTTTGATCATTTTAGGCCAATTGTTGGAAGCCAAAGCGCGCAGTCAAACCGGGTTGGCTATCAAGGCGCTCTTGGGGTTAGCCGCGAAGAATGCACATCGAATCCGAAATGGTATTGAAGAAGAGGTGGCTATTGATGCTGTTCAAAAAGGAGACATGTTGCGGGTCCGTCCCGGAGAAAAGATACCGTTGGACGGTGTTATTCTTGAAGGCAGAAGTTCTGTTGATGAATCCATGATCTCGGGTGAGCCGATGCCTGTTGAAAAGAATGCCGGCGATCGTGTCATCGGGGCAACCGTTAATCAAACAGGGACGTTTGTTATGAGAACGGAAAAAATAGGGGCAGAAACCCTACTTTCACAGATCGTCCATATGGTGGCCGAAGCCCAGCGAAGCCGGGCCCCCATTCAGAAATTGGCTGATACGATATCCGGTTACTTTGTTCCTGTTGTGGTGTTGATCTGTGTTGTGACGTTCATCATTTGGGCAAACTGGGGGCCGGAGCCGAAATTAGCGTACGCCATTGTGAATGCCATTGCAGTTTTAATTATTGCCTGCCCCTGCGCTTTGGGATTGGCCACACCCATGTCCATTATGGTGGGTGTCGGCCGCGGTGCCCAGGCAGGTGTTCTCATTAAAAACGCTGAAGCCATTGAAAAGGCCGAAAAGATCACGCATGTTCTGACGGATAAAACAGGGACGCTCACAGAAGGAAAACCAAAGGTCACGGCTTGTGTTCCAGGTCAGGGTTGGGATGAACAGCGGCTGATGGGTGTGGCCGCTTCTGTTGAACAGAGCAGTGAACACCCTCTGGCGAGGGCCATTATTGATCACGCGAAAGCAAAAAATGTCCGGATAGGATCTGTTGAGGATTTTGAATCGGTCACCGGAGGCGGGATCAAGGGCAAGCTCAATGGACAAGGGATTATTTTAGGAAAACAAAAATTCATTGAAGACCAAAAGATCGATATTCCCGAAGATCTAAAAAATAAGTCCGTAGAATTACAAGCCAAAGCACAGACCGTTGTTTGGGTGGCGGTGGAGCAAAAGGTCGCCGGTATCCTTGGAATATCCGATCCCATTAAGAAAACAACTCCCGAGGCCATTGAAGCCCTTCATAAGATGAGGATCAAGGTGGTCATGCTCACAGGGGACAATCAACAAACCGCTCAAGTGATCGCCAAAGAATTGAACATTGATGATGTCCGCTCCGAATTGGAACCAAAGAGCAAACAGGAAATCATCAAACAATTCAAAGCCCAGGGGGCTGTTGTCATGATGGCGGGGGACGGTATCAATGATGCGCCGGCTTTAGCGCAGGCGGATGTAGGAGTGGCCATGGGGACCGGAACGGATGTGGCTATTGAAAGCGCGGGGATCACCCTGGTCAAGGGGGACCTCACCGGCATTGTCAAAGCCCTGCGATTAAGCCGGGCGGTGATGAAAAATATCCGGCAGAACTTATTTTTCGCGTTCATTTATAATGTGCTGGGGATCCCGGTGGCCGCGGGGATCCTATACCCGGTGTTCGGGATCTTATTAAGCCCCATCATCGCCGGGGCGGCCATGAGTTTCAGTTCGGTCTCGGTCATAGGAAATGCTTTGAGATTGGGAAAAATCCGGTGTTGA